A genome region from Arachis duranensis cultivar V14167 chromosome 6, aradu.V14167.gnm2.J7QH, whole genome shotgun sequence includes the following:
- the LOC107495976 gene encoding uncharacterized protein LOC107495976 encodes MFHRRSNSHQDHENSEVYAESKVKELKGAMGPLSGRSLKYCTDACFKRYLEARNWNVDKSKKMLEDTLNWRSTYKPEEIRWHEVAVEGETGKLYRANFHDRQGRTVLILRPGMQNTKSMENQMKHLVYLLENAMLNLPPGQEQMAWLIDFTGWSLTNSVPVKLARDTINTLQNHYPERLAIAFLYNPPRIFEAFWKIVKYFLDTKTFEKVKFVYPKNKDSVELMKSYFDDENLPKELGGKSTMKYNHEEFSRLMVQDDLKCAAFWGPESEVAPDPDYNEATSI; translated from the exons ATGTTTCACCGCCGGAGCAATTCTCATCAAGATCACGAAAACAGCGAGGTTTATGCCGAATCCAAG GTTAAGGAGCTAAAGGGAGCAATGGGACCGTTATCCGGGCGCAGCTTGAAGTACTGCACAGATGCTTGTTTTAAGAGATATTTGGAAGCTCGGAATTGGAATGTAGACAAGTCCAAGAAGATGTTGGAGGATACACTAAATTGGAGATCAACCTATAAGCCTGAGGAGATTCGCTGG CATGAGGTTGCCGTGGAAGGGGAGACAGGGAAACTGTATAGAGCAAATTTTCATGACAGGCAAGGAAGGACTGTTCTTATCTTGAGACCTGGAATGCAG AACACCAAATCAATGGAGAATCAGATGAAGCACTTGGTGTATCTTTTGGAAAATGCAATGCTTAACCTTCCACCAGGTCAAGAACAAATGGCATGGTTGATAGATTTCACTGGCTGGTCATTGACCAATAGCGTGCCAGTTAAGTTGGCCAGAGACACCATCAACACTCTTCAGAATCACTATCCTGAGAGGCTTGCCATTGCATTTCTTTACAATCCTCCAAGAATTTTTGAAGCTTTTTGGAAG ATAGTCAAGTACTTCTTGGATACAAAGACATTTGAGAAAGTGAAGTTTGTGTATCCCAAAAACAAAGATAGTGTGGAACTCATGAAGTCTTATTTTGATGATGAGAATCTTCCAAAAGAATTAGGAGGAAAAAGCACTATGAAGTATAACCATGAAGAGTTCTCAAGATTAATGGTTCAAGATGATTTGAAATGTGCAGCATTTTGGGGTCCTGAATCAGAAGTAGCTCCAGATCCAGATTACAATGAAGCCACCTCCATTTGA
- the LOC107495970 gene encoding uncharacterized protein At1g01500, with amino-acid sequence MKMEGPYESSSCNGEVTNRTLQIIKYSPYKPCIKLSSPWFDLRVFYVRVSGFQVDESTPEFLSLNHIPLSPDTLLEVNGVRSSMYSDGVCSVLRRDRVDKKSEEAIFVSTDSIRLTGSIKFEVYDKELCILSGVLEMSNSNGFVGESRNNTKKWSMSCETQMNASSGFFKGKHVAAISELACPEIEVYVAGSFSGKPIILTKTLQLNCRKKHNRKCMLDAIPEYESTECKKDAADQGLDLQVSEYRSFKPEQEEDYNNLYWQRTAYLDGEDGELSWFNAGVRVGVGIGLGICVGVGIGVSLLVRSYQTTTRNFKRRFI; translated from the exons ATGAAAATGGAAGGACCTTATGAATCATCATCTTGCAACGGAGAAGTCACCAACAGAACCCTTCAGATCATTAAGTATTCTCCCTATAAACCCTGCATAAAACTATCATCTCCGTGGTTCGATCTAAGAGTTTTTTATGTAAGGGTTAGTGGCTTTCAGGTGGATGAATCCACCCCAGAATTTTTATCTCTCAATCATATTCCTCTATCCCCTGACACCCTTTTAGAGGTTAATGGTGTTAGAAGCAGCATGTACTCTGATGGGGTGTGTTCGGTTCTCCGTAGAGACCGTGTCGATAAGAAATCCGAAGAAGCTATCTTTGTGAGCACAGATAGCATACGTTTGACGGGAAGCATAAAGTTCGAGGTCTATGATAAGGAGCTTTGCATTCTCtctggggttttggagatgtcTAATAGCAATGGTTTTGTTGGTGAATCAAGGAACAACACAAAGAAATGGAGCATGAGTTGTGAAACACAGATGAATGCTAGCAGTGGATTCTTCAAGGGAAAACATGTTGCAGCTATTTCTGAATTAGCTTGTCCTGAGATTGAGGTTTATGTTGCTGGAAGCTTCTCTGGAAAACCAATAATCTTAACCAAGACACTGCAGCTCAATTGCAGGAAGAAGCATAATAGGAAGTGCATGTTGGATGCTATTCCAGAATATGAAAGTACTGAGTGTAAAAAAGATGCGGCTGATCAAGGACTCGATTTGCAG GTATCTGAATACAGAAGCTTCAAACCAGAACAAGAAGAGGATTACAACAACTTATATTGGCAAAGAACAGCATATTTAGATGGAGAAGATGGTGAACTATCATGGTTCAATGCTGGTGTTAGAGTTGGTGTTGGAATTGGTCTTGGAATCTGTGTAGGGGTTGGCATAGGTGTCAGCCTATTAGTTCGCTCATATCAAACAACTACAAGAAATTTCAAAAGGCGTTTCATATGA